The Mycetohabitans endofungorum genome contains a region encoding:
- a CDS encoding pyrimidine 5'-nucleotidase, whose product MATRARRRRIAHPRGPVWLFDLDDTLHHASHAVFPQINRAMTDYIERALQVSRDEADRLRVHYTRRYGATLLGLARHHPLDPDDFLAQVHRFHDLHSMLRAERGLARLLRALPGRRILLTNGPRRYAQAVLDALGITELFEQVIAIEQMRYRGRWHAKPDAGMLRRTLRRARVRARDATLVEDTRSHLKRYKRLGLRTVWMVGHLPPVPKASSGPPALAGTGRAHYIDCRIRSIKSLRLKPLNASRRAPCGSHPDAPARRPNRRAH is encoded by the coding sequence ATGGCCACGCGCGCGCGCCGGCGGCGCATTGCCCACCCGCGCGGCCCGGTCTGGTTGTTCGACCTGGACGATACGCTGCACCACGCGTCGCATGCGGTGTTCCCGCAAATCAATCGGGCGATGACCGACTACATCGAGCGTGCGCTGCAGGTCAGCCGGGACGAAGCGGATCGGCTACGCGTGCACTACACGCGGCGCTACGGTGCGACACTGCTGGGACTCGCGCGGCACCATCCACTCGATCCTGACGATTTCCTCGCGCAGGTCCACCGATTCCACGATCTGCATTCGATGCTGCGCGCCGAGCGCGGGCTCGCCCGGCTGTTGCGCGCGCTGCCGGGGCGCCGGATCCTGCTGACCAACGGCCCGCGCCGCTACGCGCAGGCCGTGCTCGACGCGCTGGGCATCACTGAGCTGTTCGAACAAGTGATCGCCATCGAGCAGATGCGGTACCGCGGCCGCTGGCACGCCAAACCCGATGCCGGCATGCTGCGCCGCACATTGCGCCGCGCGCGAGTGCGGGCGCGCGACGCAACGCTGGTCGAGGATACCCGCTCGCATTTGAAACGCTACAAGCGCCTGGGACTGCGCACTGTATGGATGGTTGGGCACTTACCCCCCGTGCCCAAGGCTTCGAGCGGCCCGCCAGCGCTGGCGGGCACTGGACGTGCGCACTATATCGACTGCCGCATACGTTCGATAAAATCGTTACGACTCAAGCCTCTAAACGCATCGCGGAGGGCACCATGCGGCAGCCATCCAGACGCCCCGGCACGGCGCCCGAATCGCCGTGCGCACTGA
- the metW gene encoding methionine biosynthesis protein MetW, with translation MNQQAFDTLSTRADFRMIARWVEPRASVLDAGCADGSLLAILAEELDVHGYGIEINDAGVLGCAQKGVNVIQQNLEDGLRLFEDQSFDFVILSQTLQTLHQTAAILRETVRVGKECIVSFPNFGYWRHRLAVLHGRMPVSQSLPYQWHNTPNVRVLTIRDFETLAPEVGIRILERAVLHGGRAIRWGTNWRGSLAVYRVKKI, from the coding sequence ATGAACCAGCAAGCCTTCGATACCCTGTCCACCCGCGCCGATTTCCGCATGATCGCGCGCTGGGTCGAGCCGCGCGCAAGCGTACTCGATGCCGGCTGCGCGGATGGCTCGCTGCTGGCCATCCTCGCTGAGGAATTGGACGTGCACGGCTACGGGATCGAGATCAACGATGCGGGCGTGCTTGGCTGCGCACAAAAGGGCGTCAACGTCATCCAGCAAAATCTGGAGGACGGCCTGCGGCTGTTTGAGGATCAGAGCTTCGATTTCGTGATCCTGTCTCAGACGCTGCAGACCCTCCACCAGACCGCGGCGATCCTGCGCGAGACCGTGCGGGTCGGCAAGGAATGCATCGTGTCGTTTCCCAATTTTGGCTACTGGCGGCATCGGCTCGCGGTGCTCCACGGCCGCATGCCGGTCTCCCAATCACTGCCCTACCAATGGCACAACACGCCGAACGTGCGCGTGCTGACGATCCGCGACTTCGAAACACTCGCTCCGGAGGTCGGCATCCGGATTCTGGAGCGAGCCGTACTGCACGGCGGCCGCGCGATCCGGTGGGGAACGAACTGGCGTGGTAGTCTTGCGGTCTATCGCGTCAAGAAAATTTGA
- a CDS encoding AmpG family muropeptide MFS transporter, producing MSTPPHEARTLAARDPHSGWRAYFNTRMLICVFLGFTSGLPLFTLLVLVQAWLRSGGVDIKTIGLFALLQFPYTWKFVWAPLMDRFVPGFGRWRPGRRRGWMLLTQLGVLSLVATMGFVSPSNSIRTVAVLAAALAFASASLDIVLDAYRRELLKDTEQGLGTAIHVNAYKLAALVPGSLSLILADHFAWSTVFAVTAAFMLPGVMTALVVREPQVQGTLPRTLEEAVVMPFREFVARDGAKQALIVLAFVFLYKLGDNMATSLATSFYLDIGFTKTEIGLVAKTSNFWASIAGGILGGIWLMRIGTARSLWIFGVAQMVAVLGFAALARTGHTLPGLAVVISLEAFATGLGTAAFTTYIASTTDPRYTATQFALFTSLASMPRTFANAGAGYIVAQTGWFEFFLLCAVLAIPGMLLLPRVAPWRAR from the coding sequence ATGTCCACTCCACCTCACGAAGCCCGCACACTGGCCGCACGCGATCCCCACTCAGGCTGGCGCGCCTACTTCAATACACGCATGTTGATCTGCGTGTTCCTTGGATTCACCTCGGGACTGCCGCTGTTTACGCTGCTGGTTCTGGTGCAGGCGTGGCTGCGCAGCGGCGGCGTCGATATCAAAACCATTGGCCTGTTTGCATTGTTGCAGTTTCCCTATACGTGGAAATTCGTGTGGGCGCCGTTAATGGACCGCTTCGTGCCCGGGTTCGGCCGCTGGCGCCCTGGGCGACGGCGTGGCTGGATGTTGCTGACTCAACTCGGCGTGCTGTCGCTGGTCGCCACCATGGGCTTCGTGTCGCCGAGCAACTCAATCCGCACGGTGGCCGTGCTCGCAGCCGCCCTTGCATTCGCCAGCGCAAGCCTGGACATCGTGCTCGACGCGTACCGACGCGAGTTGCTGAAAGACACCGAGCAGGGCCTCGGCACGGCAATCCACGTGAACGCGTACAAGCTAGCCGCCCTTGTGCCCGGTTCGCTGTCACTGATCCTTGCAGACCACTTCGCGTGGTCGACGGTCTTTGCGGTCACCGCGGCGTTCATGCTGCCTGGCGTGATGACGGCGCTCGTGGTGCGCGAGCCGCAGGTGCAGGGCACACTGCCACGCACGCTGGAGGAAGCCGTGGTGATGCCATTTCGCGAATTCGTCGCGCGCGACGGTGCGAAGCAGGCGCTGATCGTGTTGGCGTTCGTTTTCCTGTACAAGCTCGGCGACAACATGGCGACGTCGCTGGCAACGTCGTTCTACCTGGACATCGGCTTTACGAAAACTGAGATCGGACTGGTGGCCAAGACCAGCAACTTTTGGGCGAGTATTGCCGGCGGCATTCTCGGCGGCATATGGCTAATGCGCATCGGCACGGCGCGCAGCTTGTGGATTTTCGGCGTCGCGCAGATGGTCGCAGTGCTTGGCTTCGCAGCGCTTGCCCGCACGGGCCATACGCTGCCTGGACTAGCCGTGGTCATCAGCCTCGAGGCGTTCGCCACAGGCCTGGGTACGGCCGCGTTCACCACATACATCGCCAGCACTACTGACCCACGCTATACCGCAACGCAGTTTGCGTTGTTCACCAGTCTCGCGTCGATGCCTCGCACATTCGCCAATGCCGGCGCCGGCTATATCGTCGCGCAGACCGGCTGGTTTGAGTTCTTTCTGCTGTGCGCCGTGCTGGCGATCCCGGGCATGCTGCTGCTGCCGCGGGTTGCACCATGGAGAGCACGCTGA
- a CDS encoding M48 family metallopeptidase — translation MESTLMRRPYVSWRPGRARCPRPPRAGVLALARRLAGVALLIGGAIAPPSGAQPRTGNAGSYDPAQAVRFGNAAAFRHLISPSMLEQQASGEYRQWVHSAQQRGQLLPDGDPQVKRVRAILQRLIPYALKWNERAKRWQWEAYVVRSPHMMIRCLPGGKLLINSALLTRLRPNDNELAMLMGHMVAHALREHARERLGRQQATQLGAGTIPQLFGLADLGSTPLDIGTHLAHLRYDAADETEADVIGDEIASRAGFDPRAALTVWSRAAALPGASKTSFIAAHPMTPQRAADLRKRLSDMLPLYAKALGTTTDALPRYRHNR, via the coding sequence ATGGAGAGCACGCTGATGCGGCGCCCGTATGTCAGTTGGCGTCCTGGACGCGCTCGGTGCCCGCGGCCGCCTCGGGCAGGCGTCCTGGCGCTCGCCAGACGACTGGCTGGCGTGGCGCTGCTGATCGGCGGTGCCATCGCGCCGCCGTCCGGCGCGCAGCCGAGGACCGGCAACGCCGGGTCATATGATCCGGCTCAGGCGGTGCGCTTCGGCAACGCGGCGGCGTTCCGCCACCTGATTTCGCCGTCGATGCTTGAACAACAGGCCAGCGGCGAATACCGGCAATGGGTGCACAGCGCCCAGCAGCGAGGACAATTGCTGCCCGATGGCGACCCGCAGGTCAAACGGGTTCGCGCGATTCTGCAAAGGCTCATCCCGTATGCGCTGAAATGGAATGAACGCGCGAAACGGTGGCAATGGGAAGCCTATGTGGTACGCTCGCCGCACATGATGATCCGCTGCCTGCCCGGCGGCAAACTGCTGATCAACAGCGCGCTACTCACGCGTCTGCGCCCGAACGACAATGAACTGGCGATGCTGATGGGCCACATGGTGGCTCACGCGTTGCGCGAACACGCGCGCGAACGCCTGGGCCGGCAACAGGCCACGCAATTGGGCGCCGGCACGATCCCGCAGTTGTTTGGGCTGGCCGATCTCGGGTCCACGCCGCTGGACATCGGCACGCACCTCGCGCACTTACGCTACGATGCAGCCGACGAGACTGAGGCTGACGTGATCGGCGATGAGATCGCATCGCGCGCCGGTTTTGACCCAAGAGCCGCGCTGACGGTATGGAGCCGGGCCGCCGCCCTGCCGGGCGCCAGCAAGACGAGTTTCATCGCGGCCCATCCGATGACGCCGCAGCGCGCCGCTGACCTGCGCAAGCGATTGTCCGACATGCTGCCACTGTATGCAAAGGCGCTCGGCACGACTACCGACGCATTGCCGCGCTACCGACACAACCGTTAA
- the argB gene encoding acetylglutamate kinase has translation MSDTNDLPAISPALKAEILAEALPYIRQYHGKTVVIKYGGNAMTQERLKQGFARDVVLLKLVGINPVIVHGGGPQIDQALKKIGKQGTFIQGMRVTDEETMEVVEWVLGGEVQQDIVTLINHVGGHAVGLTGKDGGLIHARKLLMPDREKPGEFLDIGQVGEVDSINPAVVRALQDDAFIPVISPIGFGEDGLAYNINADLVAGKLAVVLNAEKLVMMTNIPGVMDKSGTLLTDLSAREIDALFADGTISGGMLPKISSALDAARSGVRSVHIIDGRIEHSVLLEILTEQPFGTMIRSH, from the coding sequence ATGTCCGACACCAACGATTTGCCTGCCATCTCACCCGCGCTGAAGGCCGAAATCCTCGCGGAAGCGCTGCCTTACATCCGCCAGTACCACGGCAAGACGGTCGTGATCAAGTACGGTGGCAACGCGATGACGCAGGAGCGCCTGAAGCAAGGCTTCGCACGCGACGTTGTACTGCTGAAGCTGGTGGGCATCAATCCGGTCATCGTCCATGGTGGCGGCCCGCAGATCGACCAGGCGCTAAAGAAAATCGGCAAGCAGGGCACGTTCATACAAGGCATGCGCGTGACGGACGAGGAAACGATGGAGGTTGTCGAGTGGGTGCTCGGCGGCGAGGTGCAACAAGACATCGTCACGCTAATCAACCATGTTGGTGGCCACGCGGTCGGCTTAACGGGCAAGGACGGCGGACTGATCCATGCACGCAAGCTGCTGATGCCGGACCGGGAAAAGCCGGGTGAATTTCTCGACATCGGCCAGGTCGGCGAGGTCGACTCGATCAATCCCGCGGTCGTGCGGGCGCTGCAAGACGATGCGTTCATCCCAGTCATTTCGCCGATCGGCTTCGGCGAGGATGGGCTCGCGTACAACATCAACGCGGACCTGGTCGCGGGCAAGCTGGCGGTCGTGCTGAACGCGGAAAAGCTGGTGATGATGACGAACATCCCGGGCGTGATGGACAAGAGCGGCACATTGCTCACGGATCTGTCGGCGCGCGAGATCGATGCATTATTCGCCGACGGCACGATCTCCGGTGGCATGCTGCCGAAAATCTCGTCAGCCCTAGACGCGGCCAGGAGCGGTGTGCGCTCCGTGCACATCATCGATGGACGCATCGAGCACTCGGTGCTGCTCGAGATCCTGACCGAGCAGCCGTTTGGCACGATGATCCGGTCGCACTGA
- a CDS encoding ATP-binding protein, whose protein sequence is MTPYANPGRVNLGHMFWLRCLAIIGQLVTIAVVQIAYGVHLPLTAMLIVIALEVIFNILTWIRVAQAKPETHIELMGQLWVDLGALSALLFLSGGTTNPFVSLYLPSLAIAAAVLPWRLAAWLAAFAVACYWLLGFDSVPLNMDNPANLFDYYRAGMWVNFMVSVGLISWFVSRMSSALRKGDAALGEAQERLLRDERVVALGAQAASVAHEIGTPLSTIAMVAEELRDLSHTDQALAPYQADFDLLEQQLALCRSALARLRTRAALPTGQQPVGSWLDAFIEQWRLRHPHVNFSRIGTAPADVLVADTVAVGQILTILLDNAARACRESVTLEAACDGDMLVFDIRDRGPGIAPERRAKLGQAPVESTQGGHGVGLYLAFTTAARLGGSIELTELPQPATTGTRAMLRLPAIQAHSNGEVQ, encoded by the coding sequence ATGACACCGTATGCAAATCCCGGCCGGGTCAATCTCGGCCATATGTTCTGGCTCCGTTGCCTGGCGATCATTGGCCAACTGGTCACTATCGCCGTCGTGCAGATCGCCTATGGTGTGCATTTGCCGCTCACCGCGATGCTCATCGTCATCGCGTTGGAAGTGATCTTTAACATTCTGACGTGGATCCGCGTGGCCCAAGCCAAGCCGGAAACGCACATCGAGCTGATGGGGCAGCTGTGGGTCGACCTCGGTGCGCTGTCCGCGCTGCTGTTTCTATCGGGTGGCACGACCAATCCGTTCGTGTCGCTGTACTTGCCTTCGCTGGCGATTGCGGCGGCGGTGTTGCCGTGGCGTCTGGCCGCATGGCTCGCGGCGTTCGCAGTCGCCTGCTATTGGTTGCTCGGCTTCGATTCAGTGCCGTTGAACATGGACAACCCGGCCAACCTGTTCGATTACTACCGGGCCGGCATGTGGGTAAACTTCATGGTCAGCGTCGGGCTGATCTCGTGGTTTGTCTCGCGCATGTCGTCCGCGTTGCGCAAGGGGGATGCGGCATTGGGCGAGGCGCAGGAGCGGCTGTTGCGCGACGAGCGGGTGGTGGCGTTGGGCGCGCAGGCCGCCAGCGTCGCGCACGAGATCGGCACGCCACTGTCGACGATCGCGATGGTGGCCGAAGAGTTGCGCGACCTGTCCCATACCGACCAGGCGCTTGCGCCCTATCAGGCCGATTTCGACCTGCTCGAGCAACAGCTGGCGTTGTGCCGTTCAGCGCTCGCCCGGCTGCGCACACGGGCAGCGCTGCCCACCGGCCAACAACCGGTGGGCAGTTGGCTCGACGCATTCATCGAACAGTGGCGGCTGCGTCACCCGCATGTGAATTTCTCGCGGATCGGCACGGCGCCCGCCGACGTGTTGGTCGCCGATACCGTGGCGGTCGGGCAGATCTTGACCATCTTGCTGGACAATGCGGCCCGGGCCTGCCGCGAATCGGTGACGTTGGAGGCGGCGTGTGACGGCGACATGCTGGTCTTCGACATTCGCGACCGCGGTCCTGGCATTGCGCCTGAACGGCGCGCCAAACTCGGGCAGGCACCGGTCGAAAGCACACAAGGGGGCCACGGCGTTGGCTTGTATCTCGCGTTTACGACGGCGGCGCGGCTGGGCGGCTCGATCGAGCTGACCGAGTTGCCGCAGCCGGCCACCACGGGCACCCGTGCGATGCTGCGCCTGCCCGCGATCCAAGCGCATTCAAATGGAGAAGTACAATGA
- a CDS encoding exodeoxyribonuclease III, producing the protein MLRVITANLNGIRSAAKKGFFDWFGKQNADIVCVQEIKCSQDDMTPEFLAPHGFTGYFQHAQKKGYSGAGLYTRHEPDEFIAGFGSKAFDHEGRYVELRYGDLSLVSVYVPSGSSGEERQAVKYRFMDDFYVHLDELRREREVIFCGDVNIVHKEIDIKNWKGNQKNSGCLPEERAWLSKVFDELGYVDVFRTLDPRPEQYTWWSNRGQAYAKNVGWRIDYQIATAGIASTARRTSIFRDIKFSDHAPLTIDYDYTLRRRAA; encoded by the coding sequence ATGCTGCGAGTCATCACCGCCAATCTGAACGGCATACGTTCCGCCGCGAAGAAAGGCTTTTTCGACTGGTTCGGCAAACAGAACGCCGACATCGTCTGCGTGCAGGAAATCAAGTGCTCGCAGGATGACATGACGCCCGAATTCCTCGCGCCGCACGGCTTCACCGGCTATTTCCAGCATGCGCAGAAGAAGGGGTACAGCGGCGCCGGGCTCTATACGAGGCATGAACCGGACGAGTTCATCGCCGGCTTCGGCAGCAAGGCGTTCGACCACGAGGGACGCTATGTCGAGCTGCGCTACGGCGACCTGTCGCTGGTGTCGGTCTATGTGCCGTCGGGTTCGAGCGGCGAGGAGCGGCAGGCGGTCAAGTACCGCTTCATGGATGATTTCTATGTGCACCTGGACGAGCTTCGGCGCGAGCGCGAAGTGATTTTCTGCGGCGACGTCAACATCGTGCACAAGGAAATCGACATCAAGAATTGGAAAGGCAACCAGAAAAACTCCGGGTGCTTGCCCGAAGAGCGCGCATGGTTAAGCAAGGTATTCGACGAGCTTGGCTATGTGGACGTTTTTCGCACGCTGGATCCGCGGCCCGAGCAGTACACGTGGTGGAGCAACCGCGGCCAAGCCTATGCGAAAAACGTCGGGTGGCGAATCGACTACCAGATCGCGACAGCCGGCATTGCCTCGACGGCCAGGCGCACGTCGATCTTTCGCGATATTAAGTTCAGTGATCACGCGCCGCTAACAATCGACTATGACTACACGCTGCGCCGCCGCGCGGCGTGA
- the metX gene encoding homoserine O-succinyltransferase MetX, translated as MSSIGIVVPQTLHFTTPLHLQSGLSLAGYDLTIEAYGTLNAARSNAVLVCHALNASHHVAGVYEHEPKNLGWWDNMVGPGKPLDTDRFFVIGVNNLGSCFGSTGPMSIDPATGLPYGARFPVVTVEDWVNAQARVADHFGIERFAAVMGGSLGGMQALAWSILYPQRVAHCVVIASTPKLSAQNIAFNEVARSAILSDPDFHGGDYYAHGVKPRRGLRVARMIGHITYLSDDDMAAKFGRALRRADGAMDAYNFNFDVEFEVESYLRYQGDKFADYFDANTYLLITRALDYFDPAKAYDGDLTAALAQTQANYLVVSFSTDWRFAPARSREIVKALLDHKRNVTYGEIDAPHGHDAFLLDDARYHNLVRAYYERIATEIGA; from the coding sequence ATGAGTTCGATCGGCATCGTCGTTCCACAAACGCTCCACTTCACCACACCGCTGCACCTGCAAAGCGGCTTGTCACTCGCCGGCTACGATCTGACGATTGAAGCCTATGGCACGCTCAACGCTGCGCGCTCCAACGCGGTGCTCGTCTGTCACGCGCTGAACGCGTCACACCACGTGGCCGGAGTATATGAACATGAGCCCAAGAACCTCGGCTGGTGGGACAACATGGTGGGCCCAGGCAAGCCACTCGACACGGACCGCTTCTTCGTGATCGGCGTGAACAATCTCGGCTCGTGCTTCGGCTCCACCGGTCCGATGAGCATCGATCCGGCCACCGGCCTGCCCTATGGCGCGCGCTTTCCAGTGGTCACCGTAGAGGACTGGGTCAATGCGCAGGCGCGCGTCGCCGATCATTTCGGCATCGAGCGTTTTGCCGCGGTGATGGGCGGCTCGCTCGGTGGCATGCAGGCGCTCGCCTGGAGCATCCTGTATCCGCAACGCGTCGCACATTGTGTGGTTATCGCCTCGACGCCCAAGCTGTCGGCGCAAAACATCGCGTTCAACGAGGTCGCCCGCTCAGCGATCCTGTCCGATCCGGATTTCCATGGCGGTGACTACTATGCGCACGGCGTCAAACCGCGCCGCGGCCTCAGGGTCGCGCGTATGATCGGGCACATCACGTACCTGTCCGACGACGATATGGCCGCGAAGTTCGGCCGCGCGCTGCGCCGCGCAGACGGAGCGATGGATGCCTACAACTTCAATTTCGACGTCGAATTCGAAGTCGAGTCGTACCTGCGGTACCAGGGCGACAAGTTCGCCGACTATTTCGACGCCAATACCTACCTGCTAATCACGCGCGCATTGGACTACTTCGACCCCGCCAAGGCATACGATGGCGACCTGACCGCGGCGCTCGCGCAGACACAGGCCAACTACCTCGTAGTCAGCTTTTCAACAGATTGGCGTTTTGCGCCGGCGCGCTCGCGCGAAATCGTCAAGGCGCTGCTCGACCACAAGCGCAACGTGACCTATGGCGAAATCGATGCGCCGCACGGCCACGACGCATTCTTGCTCGACGACGCGCGCTATCACAATCTGGTGCGCGCCTACTACGAACGCATCGCCACGGAGATCGGCGCATGA